A window of Salvia hispanica cultivar TCC Black 2014 unplaced genomic scaffold, UniMelb_Shisp_WGS_1.0 HiC_scaffold_784, whole genome shotgun sequence contains these coding sequences:
- the LOC125200044 gene encoding aquaporin NIP6-1-like: protein MEGEHTTSAPSTPPGVPLFGVGGFRNGNERRSSLLGNSCKCFNIESLSLEEGPLPPISCSLRSSSITLARKVGAEFIGTLIIIFAGAAAPIVNQRTKGAETLLGMAASSGLAVMIVILSTGHISGAHLNPSITVAFAALRHFPWKHVPVYIGAQVSASICASFMLKAIFEPIMGGGVTVPSPGVEYAQAFALEFIITFNLMFVVTAVATDTRAVGELAGIAVGATVMLNILIAGESSGASMNPVRTLGPAIAANNYRAIWVTLLHQC from the exons ATGGAAGGCGAACATACGACCTCCGCGCCTTCCACACCTCCAGGCGTCCCTCTCTTCGGAGTCGGAGGGTTCAGAAATGGGAACGAAAGACGATCGTCTCTACTTGGGAATAGTTGCAAATGCTTCAATATTGAATCTTTGTCATTGGAGGAGGGGCCCTTGCCCCCTATCTCTTGCTCATTGCGTTCATCTTCCATCACTCTTGCTAGAAag GTGGGAGCGGAGTTTATAGGCACactgataataatatttgcCGGAGCGGCGGCACCAATAGTGAACCAAAGGACTAAAGGGGCGGAGACGCTTCTCGGGATGGCAGCATCGTCGGGGCTGGCCGTGATGATAGTGATACTCTCCACCGGACACATCTCCGGCGCCCATCTGAATCCCTCAATCACCGTCGCCTTCGCCGCTCTCCGCCACTTCCCGTGGAAACAT GTGCCGGTATACATAGGTGCACAAGTGAGTGCATCAATATGTGCTTCATTTATGCTAAAGGCCATTTTTGAGCCAATAATGGGAGGTGGTGTTACTGTCCCTAGTCCTGGAGTGGAATATGCTCAGGCATTTGCATTGGAGTTCATCATCACCTTCAACCTTATGTTTGTTGTCACTGCAGTCGCCACTGATACAAGAGCT GTGGGCGAGCTTGCAGGGATTGCGGTTGGAGCGACTGTCATGCTCAATATACTCATAGCCGG GGAAAGCAGTGGAGCATCAATGAACCCAGTGAGAACTTTAGGGCCGGCGATTGCTGCAAACAACTATAGAGCCATATGGGTAACTTTACTGCACCAATGTTAG